In a genomic window of Halorussus salinus:
- a CDS encoding AAA domain-containing protein, with translation MTPEIGDLSERWNARDATLLRAKGRLDETTRFERNNSPAVLQTALDRGARTVRETPPERDGYAVPLHDENAPTASDEYVLWRPDSEQIGWYDTSFGIDGTVRFVSLEEAAETTIGDRLKFWHPDLTPESDDESDDAPDDDRREFELPDAEVEPESKLSADDKDAFFDELFEFVDSERETELHANRRRHLDSGIETLVGEGIASGPFVALGRTNRTNDVGEFKFQLADGGANAGGGTAGDVDLVADEDIYPDSVLLADVLDESDRSTDASGDSADDSGQFPLAVRTTRVEGSVLTLKADRTCSADPARVEELLTDGDRDYWLTHLLNPVPFERRTEALESVASNPSKRDLLTGDRPARFAADDLSVPSVEMELNEYQRQALKWADDAEDLLCIHGPPGTGKTRTLTAYVLHAVWHGDSVLVTAHSNQAVDNLLVGDSTLGDPESGTLHEVAQRSEEDLSIARVGRNSKNEVVRKHYANASVAGADVVAATTSGAAQFDADRFDVGVVDEATQASRPATAIVLDCAEKLILSGDHRQLPPYCADEEMKDDRRHRSLFEHLLDRYGDEISVLLGRQYRMHADIASFPNDEFYGGSLETAERNRDWRVGELEPLVGIDVDGDERRETGGDSLYNRPEAEVVAEEVARCVERGLAPEDVGVISMYRGQVGEIRSRLRESDVAGAGRVTVDTVDSFQGGEREAVVVSFVRSNDAGNGGFLELPDEGPRRLNVALTRARKRLALVGDWATLSSVSPGRAPENSCADRYDRLRKQLERAGRMQSR, from the coding sequence ATGACTCCCGAAATCGGCGACCTCTCGGAACGCTGGAACGCCCGCGACGCGACCCTCCTCCGGGCGAAGGGGAGACTGGACGAGACGACCCGCTTCGAGCGCAACAACTCGCCAGCCGTGCTGCAGACGGCGCTCGACCGCGGGGCCCGGACCGTCCGAGAGACACCGCCCGAGCGCGACGGCTACGCCGTGCCGCTCCACGACGAGAACGCCCCGACCGCGAGCGACGAGTACGTCCTCTGGCGGCCCGACTCCGAACAGATCGGCTGGTACGACACCAGTTTCGGCATCGACGGCACCGTCCGGTTCGTCTCGCTCGAGGAGGCCGCGGAGACGACTATCGGCGACCGTCTCAAATTTTGGCACCCCGATTTGACCCCGGAGTCCGACGACGAATCGGACGACGCCCCAGACGACGACCGACGCGAGTTCGAACTCCCGGACGCCGAAGTCGAACCGGAATCGAAGCTCTCGGCCGACGACAAAGACGCGTTCTTCGACGAGTTGTTCGAGTTCGTGGACTCGGAACGGGAGACCGAACTTCACGCGAACCGACGACGCCACCTCGACAGCGGCATCGAGACGCTGGTCGGCGAGGGCATCGCCTCCGGTCCGTTCGTCGCGCTCGGGCGGACCAACCGCACTAACGACGTGGGCGAGTTTAAATTTCAACTGGCCGACGGCGGTGCGAACGCGGGCGGCGGGACCGCTGGCGACGTGGACCTCGTGGCGGACGAAGATATCTACCCGGACAGCGTTCTCCTCGCGGACGTGCTGGACGAGTCGGACCGCTCGACGGACGCATCCGGCGACTCGGCAGACGACTCGGGCCAGTTCCCGCTCGCGGTCCGGACGACCCGCGTCGAAGGCTCGGTCCTGACGCTCAAGGCCGACCGGACCTGCTCGGCCGACCCGGCGCGCGTCGAGGAGCTACTCACCGACGGCGACCGGGACTACTGGCTGACCCATCTCCTCAACCCCGTCCCCTTCGAGCGCCGGACCGAAGCCCTCGAATCGGTCGCGTCGAACCCGTCCAAGCGCGACCTGCTGACCGGCGACCGACCCGCGCGCTTCGCGGCCGACGACCTCTCGGTGCCGAGCGTCGAGATGGAGTTGAACGAGTACCAACGGCAGGCGCTGAAGTGGGCCGACGACGCCGAGGACTTGCTCTGCATCCACGGCCCGCCCGGCACGGGCAAGACCCGGACGCTGACCGCGTACGTCCTGCACGCGGTCTGGCACGGCGATTCCGTGCTGGTGACGGCCCACTCGAATCAGGCCGTGGACAACCTGCTGGTCGGCGACAGCACGCTCGGCGACCCCGAATCCGGGACGCTCCACGAAGTCGCACAGCGGTCCGAGGAGGATCTCTCTATCGCTCGCGTCGGGCGCAACTCCAAGAACGAGGTCGTCCGCAAGCACTACGCGAACGCCTCGGTCGCGGGAGCCGACGTGGTGGCGGCGACGACCAGCGGGGCCGCCCAGTTCGACGCCGACCGCTTCGACGTGGGCGTCGTGGACGAGGCCACCCAAGCCAGTCGGCCCGCGACCGCCATCGTCCTCGACTGCGCCGAGAAGCTGATTCTGTCGGGCGACCACCGCCAACTGCCGCCCTACTGCGCCGACGAGGAGATGAAGGACGACCGGCGACACCGCTCGCTGTTCGAGCATCTCCTCGACCGCTACGGCGACGAGATATCGGTTCTCCTCGGTCGGCAGTACCGGATGCACGCCGACATCGCGTCGTTCCCCAACGACGAGTTCTACGGCGGGAGTCTGGAGACCGCCGAGCGAAACCGCGACTGGCGAGTCGGCGAGTTAGAGCCACTGGTCGGTATCGACGTGGACGGCGACGAGCGACGCGAGACGGGCGGCGACTCGCTCTACAATCGACCCGAGGCCGAGGTCGTCGCCGAGGAGGTCGCCCGGTGCGTCGAACGCGGCCTCGCGCCCGAGGACGTGGGCGTCATCTCGATGTACCGCGGACAGGTCGGCGAGATTCGGTCCCGACTCCGGGAGAGCGACGTGGCTGGCGCGGGCCGCGTCACCGTCGATACGGTGGACTCGTTTCAGGGCGGCGAGCGCGAGGCCGTCGTGGTCTCGTTCGTCCGGAGCAACGACGCCGGAAACGGCGGGTTCCTCGAACTGCCCGACGAGGGGCCGCGCCGACTGAACGTCGCGCTCACCCGCGCCCGCAAGCGCCTCGCGCTCGTCGGCGACTGGGCGACGCTCTCGTCGGTCTCGCCCGGTCGCGCGCCCGAGAACAGTTGCGCGGACCGCTACGACCGACTTCGGAAGCAGTTGGAGCGAGCGGGTCGGATGCAGTCGCGGTGA
- a CDS encoding PH domain-containing protein — protein MRPENEWFKPEQLTSYFYVFEAVALVPVLVVAGVLAATGLLFEIPQVVVLLAGAVVVAAFGFLTWWIRAFYRTADYRLTDDEIEYRRGVFFRQKTTIPYNRITNVATAQGPIQRFVGAGQVGVHTAGYGGQMGAELTIDGIADYEEVKDQIVAKVRGRPAAATESGEVGDLEPGVGRAASEREVGGATPTGRDAESDAMLDELRRIRELLEQGRTA, from the coding sequence ATGAGACCGGAAAACGAGTGGTTCAAACCGGAGCAACTGACCAGCTACTTCTACGTCTTCGAGGCCGTCGCGCTGGTGCCGGTCCTCGTCGTCGCGGGCGTTCTGGCGGCCACGGGCCTCCTGTTCGAGATTCCGCAAGTCGTCGTCCTGCTGGCCGGAGCGGTCGTCGTCGCCGCGTTCGGGTTCCTGACGTGGTGGATTCGCGCGTTCTACCGCACCGCCGACTACCGGCTGACCGACGACGAAATCGAGTACCGCCGCGGCGTCTTCTTCCGGCAGAAGACGACGATTCCGTACAACCGCATCACCAACGTCGCCACCGCGCAGGGGCCGATTCAGCGGTTCGTCGGTGCCGGACAGGTCGGCGTCCACACCGCCGGGTACGGCGGCCAGATGGGCGCGGAGCTAACCATCGACGGCATCGCCGACTACGAGGAGGTCAAGGACCAAATCGTCGCCAAGGTCCGAGGGCGGCCAGCGGCGGCGACCGAGAGCGGCGAGGTCGGCGACCTCGAACCCGGCGTCGGCCGCGCCGCGAGCGAGCGGGAGGTCGGCGGCGCGACGCCGACCGGCCGGGACGCCGAATCGGACGCGATGCTCGACGAACTCCGGCGCATTCGGGAACTCCTCGAACAGGGGCGGACCGCGTAG
- a CDS encoding class I SAM-dependent methyltransferase: MEPEELEPDDNHRFWANRDEEFSPSYYADIGRNEVTETLASVFDHYVASDAAILEVGCSSGRHLAALLEQGYENLTGIDINDESFDVMEDHYPRLAETGTFHTGAIEDIVPEFEADAFDVVYSVETLQHVHPDNKWVFEELARVSSDLVVTAENEGNGPTRGREGKEVSCVHDDFPLYHRNWKDEFAELDAAQLLCEPGKRDTVRVFRVF, from the coding sequence ATGGAACCCGAGGAGTTAGAACCGGACGACAACCATCGCTTCTGGGCGAACCGTGACGAGGAGTTCTCGCCCTCGTACTACGCCGACATCGGGCGCAACGAGGTCACCGAGACGCTCGCGTCGGTGTTCGACCACTACGTCGCGTCGGACGCCGCGATTCTGGAAGTCGGCTGTAGCTCCGGGCGGCACCTCGCGGCGCTGTTGGAGCAGGGCTACGAGAACCTGACGGGCATCGACATCAACGACGAGTCGTTCGACGTGATGGAAGACCACTACCCCCGACTCGCCGAGACGGGCACGTTCCACACCGGAGCCATCGAGGACATCGTGCCCGAATTCGAGGCGGACGCCTTCGACGTGGTGTACTCCGTCGAGACGCTCCAGCACGTCCACCCCGACAACAAGTGGGTGTTCGAGGAGCTAGCGCGGGTCAGTTCGGACCTCGTCGTCACCGCCGAGAACGAGGGCAACGGTCCCACGCGGGGCCGCGAGGGGAAGGAAGTGAGTTGCGTCCACGACGACTTCCCGCTGTATCACCGCAACTGGAAGGACGAGTTCGCCGAGTTGGACGCGGCCCAACTCCTCTGCGAACCCGGCAAGCGCGACACGGTGCGGGTGTTTCGGGTCTTCTGA